ATcttaattttataaatattatatacgtAAATAAAATACTCCAATAATTATCTAAATTAAATACTTATacctaacataataataataataacaataataataactattatttttattatcttaatTATATGACTTAATTATCTAAATTTATATGATTATAATATTTTCCGTAACATTCATAAGTAAGATTCATATTCAAATAATCATAAAATTGTTTCAATGGACGGGCTCATTATCTATGCGTTAGTATTTaatactaatgttttcgatacaaatgttattgATAATAAATGGATTTTTtccattgtatatatattttccatTTGATAAGTATGAATACTAACGTTACCGAATACTAATTTTTACAGctttcgtgcaacgcacgggctcataaaactagtatatatatatatatatagataagggTTTACTCCTAATATATATAAGTATAGGCAGGAATCAGCAAGCAATTAACACAAAGATAGATCGAGAGAGAGAAACGTAACCGGCCGGAAAGATAAATTTCCGGTTACAAGCGGCGGCGGCGTCCGGCGGTAGAATTGTGGTGAAGCACAGGGTGGTAATTTCCTATGCGAAGAAACGATCTTGGGCCAGGTATGAGGTCTGTGATTGTTCGATCGCCGGAAATTGGCCGGAAAAGCTTGTAAATTGACCGGAAAAGCTTGCTTAACAAAATATGATAAATTTGTTGCTCTACTTCATCAGCTACATAATGCCAAATATATTAAGCTTAACTTGGATGTAACTCAGGTATATTAGTTTTGATCTttaatctatctatatctatataataataataatacgcatCTTAATGAACATTATCTTACTTAGCCATGGTTAGTTGAGGTTCTTAGAGAATATATTGCTTAACAAAACAACATTATTTGTTTCTTAAGATAAGTATTTTTACTGTCATGGTCATTGTAATTATGCCTACCATTTTGATTATTGAAAGTGTCTAGGTCACATTTCCTTGTGGAATTTGAGATTTTATTATTACACTAACTAAAGCTGTATTTTATTCACATTTATTTGTGAAGTTTGACAATGTCTTTGATGTCTTTTATAACATCAACTAAAGCTTTAATACTACATGACACGTTTCATTTGGGATTCATAGGTCACAATGCAAATATTAAGAAGCACTTTTTATGAAGCATTTTTTAAGAAGGCTCTCTATATGAAGTTTCTCTTTCTTATGATCCAAACACTTAGCTGAAGACGAAATGTTACTAGATAGATTAGATATTTAATATTACATTAAAAGTTTATTTTTCTTATAATCTAAACTTGTTGCAGTTGATTTTCAATCTCGGGGAAATAATTTTACATCAGCCTTCTCCATTTGCTAAGTTAAAGCATTTAAAGGTTTATCCACATGATCCATTCTCGACAGAGCAACAAACTATGCCTACTAAAGTAAAAAACTACTTTTTAGATAGTTCTCCTGATGCAACCTTCACAATGGTCTCGTATGAGGTATTTACACCATGGCCTTATAATCTTATTACTATGCATTGTATGTGGTGTTTGAAGTTGTAAAGAAAATCATGGTGAGAAATTGCAGAATACGTGAGACCTTCAGGATACATATTATCATGAAATAACTGAATACGATACTTTATCTCTTGATGGGTTGCGATCTTGATGGAACCCGTTGTTGAATATTTGTCATTTTGTGGGGCACTGCAGTAAACAGAGACTATTATAATGTTCATTGTAAACTGTATGATATTATGCAGGAGATGAAAGCAGTAGAGTATGCCACATCAGCACAAAAAGATATGGCTGAGCTGCAGATGCTGCTAGAGGAGGGAAAAATCCATCATGAGAGGGAAACAAAGATTCATGAAAAGCAACTTGACACTAAGGAAATACAGATCACGAATTGTTTGAAAGATATGAGTGTGCAGATTGAACAAGGGAAAGTCAAGATTTGTGGCATTATTTCGAAGTTGGGTCAGATTGAAAACTGGCTAAAAAAGCTTCCAAAGACCGATAGGATTCATTCATGTTTTTCTAGCTTACGTGCAGAGGTTTACACTGTTATAAAATTAATTATGGATTGTACGAAGATTAAATGTGATGAGAAGCAAGGTTGCATAAATGTCTGTCTTCATGAACTTGCTACAGCATCACAACCTTCGTCATAGGAAATTGTAAGTTTCTGATTTCCATATGGTCCAACTTGATAACTGTTACGGAGTATAATATACTACTAACTTGCAAGTAAACAACTGGTGTCGTCTTATCCTTTTGCTGCTTTCAGGCCCCAATGTTTTTTGCACTTACGGATTCAACTGATCAATCGTGTGGTTTTTTGCTGCTATGCTACACAACTTAGATGGTTACGTATTTTGGGTTATAATACGGAGTATGTGATATGTCAAACTATAATCCTTAGATTAATGGaagtatgtaattatatatatatgtatgctaCTATGTTAGTTCATGTTGTTGGAAAGTTTGTTTAAGAATAGACATCTACTATCAATTAATTTGTCTACTATTGTGTCTAAGGCATATTGAAATAGGTTATaggaaaaaaaaattgtttttattaaaaattCATAACAAGATTCTTTTGAAGCAccactgaattttttttttttttttaaattttaatttttagttgCTCTTATACAATTGTGAATTAATTGAAATAACAAGAGCCTAATCCTTTCCACTAAAAATTAaatatcctttttttttttttttttgctcttaTACAATTGGAAATTCCTGTAATCATCTCCGGCCATTTCATAGTAAATATTGACAAAGATTCCTGAAATGAAACAGATTTACGTGTTatctataaattttgaaaccatcaaaCCATATCAATTCAATTTCGATAAATCTATACATCGTCAGCCCCACAGATGGCACAAATTGATCTAGCCAAAATTCAATGTTAAGGGATTCTGCCTTAGTGTAATGAAGTCGTAGTCAGGGTGTTTGAGGGACCTTACGGTAATTCCTCTGGTCCTTAGACCGAGGGAGATGACCAACAACCATTTCCAATCATATGACGTGTTCATAGAATCCATATATCAATACCTGACTCTCATTCACAATCCATATAAGCTCACCTCCTTAGGGAAGCAAGGATTCTATGACTTGTCCAAATCCATCCCCTTCAAATGATTGACTTTGGTTTCTATTTATAGGATACTGACTCATGTGCAGATGTGACCTTGTTCATCTCTACACCAACGCAAATATATTGCGCAACATGAGTCTTGAATGATGCATTGTATCTTTTATGCTCACAACTCTAATTCTCTTATGCGCAACCTACCCATATGACTTAAAGAGAATGTGTAAAAGCGTTAAGGACTTGGGAACAAATCAAAAGTAAAATAGCGGAAGAATTCTTGAATACTAATAAAAACACACATGAATGGATTCAAGGTGTGGGCACGTTAATCCTTCCGTCATACGTTCAAATCCAAAACCCTCTTCATTTCAATTTTAAAAGATCAAATCAATATTATGAAAAATTGGTGAAATTGACACTAAATCTAATCATACGAAGAAAAAAAACTTCAACTTTATTCCGCCGAAAGTCAAATCTGAGCTTCAATTTGAGATCAACAGCACAGTTTCAGGATTTACGCTACTATATTCGAAAACTTCGAGAAGGAAGTCGGTCAAGATCGCGGTGCTCTTGTTGAATTCTACGCACCTTGGTAATTGATCTGATTTCAATCATTGATTCAATCGATTTTGATAAATTGTATTCCAGTTGATTGATATTAATGAAACTGTGAAATCGTCGGCGAACACCGTTGTGTTACTGATTTATTTTCCTAAATTATGTTGCGGATCTAGATCTGATTTAGGTTTTGGGTGATTTTAGCTGTTGTTAGTGGCTAGGATGGATGATCTTTGTTGAATATTTGAGATCGAGCTATAAATTGCAAGGACTTATAAGCTATTACATAATTTGAGGTTTTGAAAGATAAAGTGAATCTGGTATTATTGTGTCAAAATATGTTTTGTATTTGCCAACTTAGGATGTATCTGATGAACTGATTTCGTCTTGGTTACTTGGTATACGACATCTTCTCCGGCCAGGCTTCTGGCTGAGGATGGTATGACCCACATGTCGAAGTCAAATGGCTTTTCGTCTTCAAAGTCGTGTGATAATAGTGTAACTTCGTTTCTGATTTTCAACTTCCCGGAGTCATGGACTCGTGTTGATTGTCAAAGAGTTTTCGAAAAATATGGTGCTCTTAAAGATGTGTATTTTGCACGAAAGAGATTGTCAAGTGGTCAACGCTTTGGCTATGTCCGATTTGAAGGAATTACCGAAATCGAGTCTTTTTCCAATGTCTTGAATTCCATACAAGTTAACGGGAGATGGATTCGAGCTTACAAGGCATTGGAAAAGAAAGGTGCTCATCATTGTAGTGATCGTAAGAAGACTGTTGTATTTCATCCCTCTTGCAGCAACCATGAAAACATCCCGGATATTGATGGATTCGAGGATTTTCCTCCGGCACCTTGGAATCAAGGCCAGAATAAATCATTTAAATGGGGAGACAAAAGCTTTGCAGACTCTCTTGATAATAAGGAATCCAATAAGCTTCAATTCCCTGTCAATAATCATATTGAAATTAAGGTTGGTGGGAAAACATACGATTTCAATTTACCTGACTCGGTGAGCAACCACtacctcgtttttagttttaatagAGTTCGAGTTTCCTGGTCCTTGATAGAAGTTAATAAGATTTCGGTTGATGTCGATGGCGGAGAAGCATCAAAGAATTCCTACGGCATCTCCAGCGTGGGAGATATGAAATCGTCGAGTGTGGGGGATGAGTTTTTGTCCCGATCGGTGTCAGGTGTGATGGAAAAGAATATGTCGAGTGTGGAAGTTAATCTTGAAACCTGTGATGCTGATgaacaagatgatgatgatggggaCGGGTCAATTAACAGTGTGGGTAGGAAGTACGGTACCTGTGATGAAGACAAAAACAAAAAAGCTGCTGATGAACAATTTAATTGGGAGTCTGCAGATGTTACTGAGGGTGTTGAAGAAGGTGAAATAACTTCAGATCTTTTCGATGATACTCCGGCTACTTTCATACCGGAATCTATCTCAGATGACGATCTGATGTCGGGTGAAACTCAAGAGTCGAAAGGTTCTGTTTCCGATGAGAATTCCTCGGGCAGTCGCGAAGGTATCGAAGGATGTATTCCCAATGAAAGTTGTGTAGATGTCAAGGCACCCGTTCCCACGCGTGATAATAAGGGGTTGTTGTTGGACCCTATAAAAATTCAAATTACTGATAGGCCAGATTCTAACTCTTCTATTGGGCCTGATTACTGTAATGAATCCAACAAACCCGAGACGGGCTTTGACCCCTCAGTTGCTCTAGTCTCCGGTTCAGATGGTGAAGATCGTGATATGGGTGACCCTAACTTAAACAATAAGGATTGCGTTGTTTTGCCTGATGTGATCTCTAATTCTATTTCTACCACGGTAGCTCGCTTTCGAATTAAAGAGAGGAA
This window of the Rutidosis leptorrhynchoides isolate AG116_Rl617_1_P2 chromosome 7, CSIRO_AGI_Rlap_v1, whole genome shotgun sequence genome carries:
- the LOC139858352 gene encoding uncharacterized protein is translated as MMSLFIYDEEGICNISKCANLKNLTLRKCKMERSLGVTVGVNIHLPELSNLTLEYGEYSYGSSLTKGLNVFAPKLVSLVFKGPYSVLLQFSSFSLCVLEKVDLCIYKRFYKADKTKYDKFVALLHQLHNAKYIKLNLDVTQLIFNLGEIILHQPSPFAKLKHLKVYPHDPFSTEQQTMPTKVKNYFLDSSPDATFTMVSYEEMKAVEYATSAQKDMAELQMLLEEGKIHHERETKIHEKQLDTKEIQITNCLKDMSVQIEQGKVKICGIISKLGQIENWLKKLPKTDRIHSCFSSLRAEVYTVIKLIMDCTKIKCDEKQGCINVCLHELATASQPSS